The Blautia pseudococcoides genome segment ATCCACGATCAATAGTTTTAACATGGTTTGTTCTCCTCTTTCTGTGCATAAGGAATGTGTATTTCTGCTGCTGCACATTCTTCATAAGTCTCTTCATCTTCAATGGTATATAAATGCAGTCCGTATTCACTGCCGTAAGTCATCTGGATCCGTTTGTGGATATTCAGGATTCCGATTCCAAATCCGTGAGGCTGTATTTCCCCGTCCAGCAGCTTTTCCATGAAATTTTCCTCAAAGGCGGAACCTGTATTCATGATCTTCAGGATTACCGTGTTGTCCTCTGTATGGGAAGTGATGGTAATATAGCAGGTTTCGGAGGATTCCTCCAAACCATAGCGGATGGCATTTTCCAGCAATGGCTGCAGCGTGAATTTGGGAATGGGAATATCCAGGAGGCTGTCAGGGATCTTCACAGAGAAATCCAGCCGTTTCTGATACCTGATTTTCTGTATGATAATATAATTGTCCACAATGGTAAGCTCCTGGCGCAGGGTAAAGTCCTTGGAATTGTTGCCGAGAGACAAGCGCAGCAGGTTTCCAAGGGCTGTGGTGATTTGAGAAATCTCTTCTGATTTGATCATGCGTGCCCGCCAGTTGATAGAGTCCAGAGTATTATACAGAAAGTGGGGGTCCATCTGGCTTTCCATTGCCTTGATCTGAGCCTCTTTTTTCAGCAGCTCATTGACATAATTTTCATTGATCAGGGTATTGATTTTTTCTACCATGGTATCGAAATTTTTATAGAGAAGCCCGATTTCATCCTGCTGATATGCCCTGGGCGCAGCGTCAATCTCGTATTTGCCTTCCCCGAATTGTTTCATATTTTCAATAAGACGGTCAAAATGCCTGAAAAGCGCAAAGACCAGTTTGGTGCTGAAAATCCCCACCATGATCACAGCCAATACCATAATAAGGAAAAAGGACTGGCTGGAGAGCGTGATGGCCTGATAGATGGAAGTATAGGAGACTGTGCAGATATAATTCCAGCCATAGATGGGAATCAAACCACTAACAGCAAACAGTTTTTCGTTTTTCAGGGAGACAACATCATAGTCTCCTTTTAATTCTTTATACAATTGGTCGGAATCTTCCCGGGACAGCGCACTGTCATTAAATATGAGGCTGTTATCATCATACAGGTAATAAGAGATATCTTCAAACTCCGCGCTGGCGGCTGTGGCGGCAGAGATAATAGCAT includes the following:
- a CDS encoding sensor histidine kinase; this encodes MKKTGRIQSMSLKYKILTVILTGFLVLFLAGIVSLNFVSNSYEKKLYNSIAATLTDSALEISDQLQYIDTIVDSILANQTIQDSLDRSGKSTQNSEKQLCFNQVYSTLCDYFFIFNSDAISYISVLQGNDVISTSNRKFQTVPESVRSKLLKTAWDNQGATVTVTDHGPDYGIFIVKELRKIEGLSLDSLGVLIINIDMDAIISAATAASAEFEDISYYLYDDNSLIFNDSALSREDSDQLYKELKGDYDVVSLKNEKLFAVSGLIPIYGWNYICTVSYTSIYQAITLSSQSFFLIMVLAVIMVGIFSTKLVFALFRHFDRLIENMKQFGEGKYEIDAAPRAYQQDEIGLLYKNFDTMVEKINTLINENYVNELLKKEAQIKAMESQMDPHFLYNTLDSINWRARMIKSEEISQITTALGNLLRLSLGNNSKDFTLRQELTIVDNYIIIQKIRYQKRLDFSVKIPDSLLDIPIPKFTLQPLLENAIRYGLEESSETCYITITSHTEDNTVILKIMNTGSAFEENFMEKLLDGEIQPHGFGIGILNIHKRIQMTYGSEYGLHLYTIEDEETYEECAAAEIHIPYAQKEENKPC